One genomic region from Candidatus Bathyarchaeia archaeon encodes:
- a CDS encoding RuBisCO large subunit C-terminal-like domain-containing protein, whose amino-acid sequence MSEEIEALPSALPEGIDPEKYVIATYYTAVPRDWPVDKIAMAVAVEQSTGTWIRVPGETIELRKRHIAKVIAINEVPDFEYEVPADVKLRRYIVQIAYPYENFMNEISMLLTTVIGNISMAGRLKLVDLTFPKSYLEMFKGPKFGVQGLREYLKIEKRPLLNNMIKPCTGYPPEVGAKLAYEALVGGADFVKDDELLANAPFNTVEDRIVKYMEVVDKAAQETGEKKMYTINVTADAPKIFEFAEKVIELGANAIMVNHLVAGIGVLKALAEDPSIKVPILGHMDFAGAIYEDPESGMSSHLTLAKLPRLAGADILVYPAPYGKQPFFLKEKYLKTGRTMLFPMHNIKPTLPMPSGGITQLHVPQLISDLGTDIAIGAGGAIHAHPMGPKAGAKAFRQAIEATMKRIPLEQYAEQHPELKAAIEAWKAGPVSLLLE is encoded by the coding sequence ATGTCGGAAGAAATTGAAGCCCTTCCATCAGCCTTGCCAGAAGGAATAGACCCGGAAAAATATGTGATAGCCACCTATTATACGGCTGTTCCAAGAGACTGGCCTGTGGACAAGATTGCCATGGCCGTGGCTGTTGAACAAAGCACTGGGACATGGATTCGTGTTCCAGGCGAAACTATTGAGCTGCGGAAAAGGCACATAGCCAAAGTAATTGCCATAAACGAGGTCCCAGATTTTGAGTATGAGGTTCCAGCTGATGTAAAGTTGAGGCGGTATATTGTTCAGATAGCCTATCCCTACGAGAATTTCATGAATGAAATTTCCATGCTTTTGACAACAGTTATTGGCAACATTTCTATGGCTGGAAGGCTGAAGCTTGTTGATTTAACCTTTCCAAAAAGCTACCTTGAAATGTTCAAAGGCCCAAAATTCGGCGTTCAAGGATTAAGGGAATACTTGAAAATTGAGAAGAGACCTTTACTAAACAACATGATTAAGCCATGTACTGGTTATCCACCGGAAGTTGGCGCAAAACTTGCTTACGAGGCTTTGGTGGGTGGAGCAGACTTTGTTAAGGACGATGAACTTTTGGCCAATGCACCCTTCAACACCGTGGAAGACAGAATTGTAAAGTACATGGAGGTTGTTGACAAGGCTGCCCAAGAAACTGGAGAAAAGAAAATGTATACGATAAATGTGACGGCGGACGCACCGAAAATCTTCGAGTTTGCAGAGAAAGTTATAGAGCTCGGAGCCAACGCCATAATGGTTAACCACCTAGTGGCAGGCATAGGTGTTTTAAAGGCTTTAGCTGAAGACCCAAGCATAAAGGTTCCAATTTTAGGTCACATGGACTTCGCCGGAGCTATCTACGAGGACCCAGAGTCAGGTATGTCATCCCACTTAACCCTGGCGAAGCTTCCGAGACTTGCGGGTGCAGACATACTTGTTTATCCGGCGCCTTATGGGAAACAACCCTTCTTCTTAAAAGAGAAGTACTTGAAAACTGGCAGAACCATGCTATTCCCGATGCATAACATCAAGCCGACGTTGCCCATGCCATCAGGCGGAATAACGCAGCTCCATGTTCCACAGCTTATAAGCGATTTAGGCACAGACATAGCCATCGGAGCAGGCGGGGCTATTCACGCCCACCCAATGGGTCCAAAAGCTGGTGCAAAAGCCTTTAGGCAAGCCATAGAAGCCACAATGAAAAGGATTCCACTGGAACAGTATGCCGAACAACATCCAGAACTGAAAGCCGCCATAGAAGCCTGGAAAGCCGGACCAGTCTCGCTGCTTCTCGAATAG
- a CDS encoding SPASM domain-containing protein, with protein sequence MSDEFPEAMQIEVTNRCNFKCQMCIRHVWNAKPLDMDLSLYRKIAKSCFPSLKRLVLYGFGEPFIHPQILEMLRIARKSLPDDGEIIVSTNGSQIGPKIASKIVKEIGVDSISFSVDAVSQAKLSLLRGGSDFKLIASNIERLAKGKDGAKRDFRLGLETVVMEDNFSEIPELTKFAAEKGVDYVIVSHVMPYTREIFAKTMYLTLSKPAIEILKPSLKYGWCLVRESTLELFGKAYGVKMETASTELIRSFWTEAEKKGYWINLPLLLSSAEKLEASTRLGGVFHESEKIAHEYHIDLRLPNLYPDAKERKCPYVEKETLVIRSDGAVSPCQEFMYTHPVYVNAHKKDMGEVILGDITKESIEEIWRREAYINFREVRRDMAKNVPWCGDCPYSALGCFYTRTNDVDCYANAPTCNECLYSVNLAQCNI encoded by the coding sequence ATGAGTGATGAGTTCCCAGAAGCAATGCAGATAGAAGTTACAAATAGGTGCAATTTTAAATGTCAAATGTGCATTAGGCATGTTTGGAACGCGAAACCCTTAGACATGGACCTATCCCTATACAGGAAAATTGCAAAATCGTGTTTCCCATCTTTGAAGAGGCTTGTGCTTTACGGCTTTGGTGAGCCCTTCATCCACCCGCAAATTCTTGAGATGCTCCGAATAGCCAGAAAGAGCCTTCCAGATGATGGAGAAATCATAGTAAGCACAAACGGCTCGCAGATAGGTCCAAAAATCGCCAGCAAAATTGTAAAGGAAATAGGCGTAGACTCCATATCCTTCTCTGTAGATGCCGTCAGCCAAGCCAAGCTAAGCCTTTTAAGAGGGGGCTCCGACTTCAAATTAATAGCCAGCAACATCGAAAGACTTGCCAAAGGCAAGGATGGAGCTAAAAGAGATTTTAGGTTAGGTTTGGAAACCGTTGTTATGGAAGATAACTTTTCAGAAATTCCAGAACTCACCAAGTTTGCGGCTGAGAAAGGAGTTGATTATGTGATAGTGTCCCATGTTATGCCATACACAAGAGAGATTTTTGCCAAAACCATGTACCTAACTTTGAGCAAGCCAGCCATTGAAATATTGAAGCCCTCGTTAAAATATGGATGGTGCCTTGTCCGCGAATCCACCTTGGAGCTTTTCGGCAAAGCCTACGGCGTGAAAATGGAGACAGCCTCCACAGAGCTTATCAGAAGCTTTTGGACTGAAGCCGAAAAGAAGGGGTATTGGATTAATCTGCCTCTGCTTTTAAGCTCCGCGGAAAAGCTTGAGGCGTCAACCCGTTTAGGAGGGGTTTTCCATGAAAGCGAGAAAATTGCACATGAATACCATATTGATTTGAGGCTGCCAAACTTGTACCCAGATGCCAAGGAAAGAAAGTGCCCCTATGTGGAGAAGGAGACTTTAGTCATAAGAAGCGATGGAGCAGTCTCTCCATGTCAAGAATTCATGTACACCCATCCGGTTTACGTCAACGCTCACAAAAAGGATATGGGTGAAGTAATCCTCGGCGACATAACAAAGGAGAGCATTGAAGAAATTTGGCGTCGAGAGGCTTACATCAATTTCAGAGAGGTTAGACGGGACATGGCTAAAAACGTGCCTTGGTGTGGAGACTGCCCATACTCGGCTTTAGGATGCTTCTACACTAGAACCAACGATGTTGACTGCTATGCAAATGCGCCAACATGCAACGAATGCCTATACAGCGTTAATTTGGCACAGTGTAACATTTGA
- a CDS encoding MoaD/ThiS family protein, whose amino-acid sequence MASVKIVLFATLRSKYKIRELIVACDGTLPNMIENASKILGPEFVDDVYDRKRGKVRDDMIIMVNGRNIKDLEGEITLKDNDVIAIFPPLAGG is encoded by the coding sequence TTGGCATCCGTAAAAATAGTTCTTTTCGCAACGTTGCGCAGCAAATACAAAATTAGAGAGCTTATCGTCGCTTGTGATGGAACCCTTCCAAACATGATTGAAAACGCATCTAAAATTCTAGGACCAGAATTTGTCGACGATGTTTACGACAGAAAGCGAGGAAAAGTTAGGGACGACATGATTATTATGGTTAATGGGAGAAACATCAAAGACCTGGAAGGAGAGATAACCCTAAAAGACAATGATGTAATAGCCATATTTCCACCCTTAGCTGGGGGCTAA
- a CDS encoding aldehyde ferredoxin oxidoreductase family protein — MPRGYMGRILRVNLTTRSLKVEPTSEEVARKYLGGKGYAVYLLYKYLKEYEKAGISPKDIDALGPENVLIFATGPGTGVPGFPSSGRYHVMALKSPLTGSVGSANSGGEFGPFLKFSGFDAVVVEGASETPVYLAVVNGEAELRDASSLWGKNVFDTCRILKDKVGGKNTSVACIGPAGENLAYMACIVNDEHRAAGRTGVGAVMGSKKLKAIVVSGEESVPVAEPKKFAEVSRRCLDAMKNNAVTGVGLPTYGTAILINIINTAGGLPYKNWQTGVNPDAEKISGETLAEKYLTSRRSCWGCPIGCGRVTSVKSGPFQVLASEGPEYESVWALGSSTAVKDLDAVVKANHYCDEFGLDPISMGSTIAAAMELNEKGYIPQEDLQGLDLRFGNAAALVEAVWRTAYKAGFGKYLALGSKKLCEIYGHPELSMSVKGLEMPAYDSRAIKGIGLNYATANRGGCHVTGYTVSPEVLGIPEKIDPLKVEGKAKWVKIFQDFTCVVNSTVNCLFTTFALGTKDYAELLSAVTGWDLTEDEILKIGERIYNLERVIINKFGFDGKDDTLPRRLLEEPMPEGPAKGQITELEKMKEEYYKLRGWVNGVPTKEKLAELEIEL, encoded by the coding sequence ATGCCAAGGGGTTATATGGGGAGGATTCTAAGAGTAAACTTGACCACTAGAAGTTTAAAGGTTGAGCCAACTTCTGAAGAGGTTGCAAGGAAATATCTTGGCGGCAAAGGCTACGCTGTATACCTCCTCTACAAATATTTGAAGGAATATGAGAAGGCTGGAATTTCGCCAAAAGACATTGACGCATTAGGCCCGGAAAACGTCTTAATATTTGCAACGGGCCCAGGAACCGGTGTTCCGGGCTTTCCATCTTCCGGCAGATACCACGTGATGGCGCTGAAATCGCCATTAACTGGTTCTGTTGGGAGTGCAAATTCAGGTGGGGAGTTCGGGCCCTTCCTTAAGTTTTCCGGGTTTGACGCAGTTGTAGTTGAGGGAGCATCGGAAACTCCGGTGTATTTGGCTGTTGTGAATGGAGAGGCGGAATTAAGGGATGCAAGTAGTCTATGGGGCAAAAATGTTTTTGACACTTGCAGAATATTGAAGGATAAGGTTGGCGGCAAAAACACAAGTGTTGCTTGCATTGGGCCTGCTGGCGAAAATTTGGCGTACATGGCTTGCATAGTTAATGACGAGCATAGGGCTGCTGGAAGAACAGGCGTAGGAGCAGTTATGGGGTCTAAGAAGCTGAAGGCTATCGTTGTTTCTGGAGAAGAAAGTGTTCCAGTTGCCGAACCTAAAAAATTCGCCGAAGTTTCAAGAAGATGTCTGGATGCCATGAAAAATAACGCTGTTACGGGTGTTGGACTGCCGACATATGGCACAGCCATTCTCATAAACATAATTAATACTGCCGGCGGATTGCCCTACAAGAATTGGCAGACGGGTGTGAACCCAGACGCGGAGAAAATAAGTGGAGAAACCCTCGCAGAAAAGTATTTGACTAGTCGAAGGTCATGTTGGGGCTGCCCGATTGGATGTGGAAGAGTAACAAGCGTCAAGTCTGGGCCCTTCCAAGTTTTAGCTTCAGAAGGCCCCGAGTATGAGTCTGTTTGGGCTTTGGGAAGCAGCACAGCAGTCAAAGACTTAGACGCAGTTGTTAAAGCTAACCACTACTGCGATGAGTTTGGGTTGGACCCAATAAGCATGGGCTCCACGATAGCTGCCGCCATGGAACTAAATGAGAAGGGCTATATTCCCCAAGAAGATTTGCAAGGCTTAGACTTGCGTTTTGGTAACGCTGCAGCCCTTGTGGAGGCGGTTTGGCGGACAGCCTACAAAGCTGGATTCGGAAAATATTTGGCTTTAGGGTCGAAGAAGCTCTGCGAGATTTATGGGCATCCAGAGCTTTCCATGAGCGTTAAAGGCCTTGAAATGCCAGCCTACGACTCAAGAGCCATTAAGGGAATAGGGCTGAACTATGCAACGGCCAACAGAGGGGGCTGCCACGTAACAGGATACACTGTCTCACCCGAAGTTTTGGGAATTCCGGAGAAAATTGACCCATTGAAGGTTGAGGGAAAAGCGAAGTGGGTTAAAATATTCCAAGACTTCACATGTGTGGTTAACTCAACTGTAAACTGCCTATTCACAACTTTCGCCTTAGGAACAAAGGACTATGCAGAGCTTCTATCGGCGGTTACTGGTTGGGACTTAACAGAGGACGAAATCCTAAAAATTGGAGAGCGCATCTACAACCTGGAAAGAGTCATAATCAACAAGTTCGGATTCGACGGGAAAGACGACACACTGCCAAGACGCCTGTTAGAAGAGCCCATGCCAGAAGGACCAGCAAAAGGCCAAATAACAGAACTTGAAAAAATGAAGGAAGAGTATTACAAGCTCCGCGGCTGGGTTAACGGCGTCCCAACCAAAGAGAAGCTGGCTGAACTTGAAATAGAACTTTAG
- a CDS encoding thiamine pyrophosphate-binding protein: MEKPVGNSALIDQAAKMLAEAKTPLIHAGGGVLRSGASKELIELAEYLQAPVTTSMSGRGAIPEDHPLCLIPAAPGNGAIVAQAEADVVLVVGCRLGALDMWGKPPAWGEPPKQKIIQIDISGDMIGLNRPVDLGIVGDAKSTLKALFEAVKRHMPPRKENPFLQDYKRLERMWLENFEEMSRLDTVPIHPLRVVREVGEFFPRDAITVVDGGNTAVWCFYLNRVYEPNTYISCVSGDSGHLGAGIPYAIAAKLAHPDRLVYCITGDGAFGLNIQELETASRLQLPIVFVVLNDCAWGMIRAGQTLFYSGRHIGVEFSDIRYDEIARGMNCYGERVVEPSQIRPALQRAVDSGKTAVLDVKIDREVIPPDFAVLASIWLEGCELPEEEKETVKEVTEIVQR; encoded by the coding sequence ATGGAAAAGCCTGTTGGAAATTCAGCTCTCATAGATCAAGCTGCAAAAATGCTTGCAGAGGCAAAAACGCCACTAATCCACGCAGGCGGTGGTGTTCTAAGGTCCGGGGCCTCAAAGGAGCTTATAGAACTGGCTGAATACCTACAAGCCCCGGTTACCACGTCAATGAGCGGAAGAGGCGCTATACCTGAAGACCATCCCCTATGCCTTATCCCAGCAGCACCGGGCAACGGAGCCATCGTGGCTCAGGCTGAAGCTGACGTTGTTCTCGTTGTCGGCTGCAGGCTTGGCGCCTTAGACATGTGGGGGAAACCGCCAGCATGGGGTGAGCCACCAAAGCAGAAAATCATTCAAATAGATATTTCAGGCGACATGATTGGCTTAAACAGGCCGGTTGATTTGGGGATTGTAGGCGATGCGAAATCAACCCTTAAGGCTTTATTTGAAGCCGTTAAAAGGCACATGCCCCCAAGGAAGGAGAATCCCTTCCTTCAGGATTATAAGCGATTAGAAAGGATGTGGCTTGAAAATTTTGAGGAGATGTCACGTTTGGACACTGTGCCAATCCATCCTCTGCGCGTGGTGAGGGAGGTTGGGGAATTCTTTCCAAGAGATGCCATAACTGTTGTTGATGGGGGAAACACGGCTGTTTGGTGCTTCTACCTAAACAGGGTTTACGAACCAAACACGTATATCAGTTGTGTTAGTGGCGATTCTGGACATTTGGGCGCCGGCATTCCATACGCCATTGCGGCGAAACTTGCCCATCCAGACAGGCTGGTTTACTGCATAACTGGTGATGGAGCCTTTGGCTTGAACATTCAAGAGCTTGAAACTGCAAGCCGCCTCCAACTGCCCATAGTGTTTGTGGTTTTAAATGATTGTGCGTGGGGAATGATAAGGGCTGGACAAACATTGTTCTATTCTGGGAGGCATATTGGAGTTGAGTTTTCAGACATAAGGTATGACGAGATTGCACGGGGCATGAACTGCTACGGCGAAAGGGTTGTGGAGCCATCCCAGATAAGACCAGCCTTACAGAGAGCTGTGGATTCTGGAAAAACAGCAGTCTTAGACGTCAAAATCGACAGGGAGGTTATACCTCCAGACTTCGCTGTTTTGGCTTCCATATGGCTTGAAGGATGCGAACTTCCAGAAGAGGAAAAGGAAACGGTGAAAGAAGTAACGGAAATTGTGCAACGCTAA
- a CDS encoding iron-containing alcohol dehydrogenase produces the protein MWEFTSPKSIVFGEGALEYLREIEGKKALIVTDEVIRDLGFVEKVASYLREAGLRVEIFDEVEPEPSRETVTKCAEHAGLFEPDWIVGLGGGSCIDAAKASWALYERPDIQIDEISPLLKLGLRKKARFMAIPTTSGTGSEATWAIVITDAKEKRKMELASKEMVADIVILDPQLPLTMPKRLVADTGVDALVNALEAYISQWRNYFSDVLAINAIKVIFENLPRSYSNSQDEEAKEKMHYAATMAGLAFSNSQICVAHAMGHALGALFKIPHGRSVAAVLTFAVEYMAKEAMERFGALADAFGIKAETDKEAFEKFVQALKRLLKDVDEPTSIRELGISRSDFESELDNLVERAMGSTGTIASPRVPTAEDYRKLFDYAFEGKTVDF, from the coding sequence ATGTGGGAGTTTACATCTCCAAAATCCATAGTTTTCGGTGAGGGTGCACTAGAATATTTGAGGGAAATTGAAGGAAAAAAGGCCTTAATAGTCACAGATGAGGTTATCCGCGATTTAGGCTTTGTCGAAAAAGTTGCAAGCTACCTTAGAGAGGCAGGATTAAGGGTAGAAATCTTCGATGAAGTGGAGCCTGAACCCTCTAGGGAAACCGTAACCAAATGTGCGGAGCATGCCGGACTTTTTGAACCTGACTGGATTGTTGGGTTGGGTGGTGGAAGCTGCATTGATGCGGCTAAGGCTTCATGGGCATTATACGAGAGGCCGGACATTCAAATTGACGAGATAAGCCCGTTGCTAAAGCTTGGCTTAAGGAAAAAGGCGAGGTTTATGGCGATTCCAACCACAAGTGGAACAGGCTCTGAGGCTACATGGGCAATAGTCATTACCGATGCTAAGGAGAAGAGGAAAATGGAGCTTGCCTCCAAAGAAATGGTTGCCGACATAGTGATCCTTGACCCCCAACTCCCCCTCACTATGCCGAAGAGGCTTGTGGCTGACACAGGTGTTGATGCGCTTGTAAACGCGTTGGAAGCCTACATCTCGCAGTGGCGAAACTATTTTTCAGACGTTTTAGCCATAAACGCCATAAAAGTGATTTTCGAGAATCTCCCAAGGTCTTACAGCAACAGCCAAGACGAGGAGGCAAAGGAGAAAATGCACTACGCGGCCACCATGGCGGGACTTGCCTTCAGTAACTCCCAGATATGTGTTGCCCACGCTATGGGCCATGCTTTGGGTGCCCTATTCAAGATTCCCCACGGCAGGAGTGTGGCGGCTGTTTTAACATTTGCAGTTGAGTATATGGCGAAGGAAGCGATGGAAAGATTTGGCGCCCTTGCCGACGCTTTTGGAATCAAAGCAGAAACGGACAAGGAAGCCTTTGAAAAGTTTGTACAAGCATTAAAAAGGCTTTTAAAGGATGTTGATGAGCCCACTTCAATAAGGGAGTTGGGAATCAGCCGGAGCGATTTCGAAAGCGAGCTTGACAATCTTGTGGAAAGAGCCATGGGGTCTACTGGCACAATAGCAAGCCCGAGGGTTCCAACAGCAGAAGACTATAGAAAACTGTTTGACTATGCATTTGAGGGGAAAACGGTAGACTTCTAG
- a CDS encoding SCP2 sterol-binding domain-containing protein, producing the protein MEKFKFPSEEWIKAYKEELNKNEAYAEAAKDWEGDFLFIVTPDEGLDKEMVFYVDLWHGKCRDAYMVPSREAKTAEFIYEGPYSNWKKLIMGQLDPIQSLLMRKFKLKGNMAKIMRYTKAASELVKTASRVPTEFI; encoded by the coding sequence ATGGAGAAGTTTAAGTTTCCAAGTGAGGAGTGGATTAAAGCCTACAAGGAGGAGCTTAACAAGAACGAGGCTTATGCCGAAGCTGCTAAGGACTGGGAGGGAGACTTCCTCTTCATAGTAACCCCAGACGAGGGCTTAGACAAGGAGATGGTTTTTTATGTGGATCTTTGGCATGGCAAGTGCCGCGACGCCTACATGGTGCCCAGCAGGGAAGCCAAAACTGCTGAGTTTATCTATGAAGGGCCATATTCAAATTGGAAGAAGCTGATAATGGGGCAGTTGGACCCCATTCAGAGTTTGCTTATGCGGAAGTTCAAGTTGAAGGGGAATATGGCTAAGATTATGCGGTATACTAAGGCAGCCTCGGAGCTTGTGAAAACCGCGAGCAGGGTCCCAACAGAGTTTATTTAG